Proteins from one Gemmatimonadales bacterium genomic window:
- a CDS encoding M28 family peptidase: MVRIPRALAATAFLSLTGAALPRPINGPGGDPEMIARIREEGLQHSQVMDVESYMTDVLGARLTMSDDMQRAQKWALGKMTSLGLSNVVAEPYGDWGVTWDNEYVSVQMLEPDYSPMVAYPIAYTSSTDGKQVAPVMIAELQTKADLDRYRGKLKGMIVLSTPPVKIDLAPLTNGVQRWSDSALQRIQETVVVTPRATPVRGPRNPDLLSATEKLAFYKSEGVVAVLQCESGWLGAVRGYARPGAAQDHWSKAGTLASPVLVAVTPEHYNRMYRILQRGIPVKVAIEVRNKVGDTVQPAVNITGEIPGSDLKDQIVMIGAHFDTWQASPNASDNTSGTAVVLEAARILRAVGAHPRRTIRFALWSGEEEGLIGSKAYVLKHFGTASHKGPEFDKLSAYFNQDYGAGQYRGIYLQGNEAARTMLTAWMAPFRDFGLTVVANQYLYQTDHVSFDEAGLPGFQFLQDHLPAEGGHTNLDFFDTIQGDDLIKNAVVMASFAYDAAMSDSMVPRKAPH; this comes from the coding sequence ATGGTCCGCATCCCGCGCGCTCTCGCCGCCACCGCATTCCTTTCCCTCACCGGCGCCGCACTGCCGCGGCCGATCAACGGCCCCGGCGGCGATCCGGAGATGATCGCGCGGATCCGCGAAGAAGGACTGCAGCATTCACAGGTGATGGATGTCGAGAGCTACATGACCGATGTCCTCGGCGCCCGGCTCACCATGTCCGACGACATGCAGCGTGCACAGAAGTGGGCGCTCGGAAAGATGACGTCCCTCGGCCTCAGCAACGTCGTCGCCGAACCGTACGGCGACTGGGGCGTGACATGGGACAACGAGTACGTCTCGGTCCAGATGCTCGAGCCTGACTATTCACCGATGGTGGCGTACCCGATCGCGTACACGTCGAGCACCGACGGGAAGCAGGTCGCCCCGGTGATGATCGCCGAACTGCAGACAAAGGCCGATCTCGACAGGTATCGCGGCAAGCTCAAGGGGATGATCGTGCTGTCGACGCCGCCGGTGAAGATCGACCTCGCGCCGCTCACCAATGGCGTGCAGCGCTGGAGCGATTCCGCGCTGCAGCGGATCCAGGAGACGGTGGTGGTAACGCCGCGGGCGACGCCGGTCCGCGGGCCACGCAATCCCGATCTCCTGAGTGCCACCGAAAAACTCGCCTTCTACAAATCCGAAGGCGTGGTCGCGGTGCTGCAATGTGAAAGCGGGTGGCTCGGCGCAGTGCGCGGCTATGCGCGCCCAGGTGCCGCGCAGGACCATTGGTCGAAGGCGGGAACACTGGCGTCGCCGGTGCTCGTCGCGGTGACGCCGGAGCACTACAACCGGATGTACCGGATCCTGCAGCGCGGTATTCCGGTCAAGGTGGCGATTGAGGTGCGCAACAAGGTCGGCGATACGGTCCAGCCGGCGGTGAACATCACCGGCGAGATTCCCGGTTCGGATCTCAAGGACCAGATCGTGATGATCGGCGCGCACTTCGACACATGGCAGGCGAGCCCGAATGCCAGCGACAACACCTCGGGTACCGCCGTGGTGCTCGAGGCGGCGAGAATCCTCCGCGCTGTCGGCGCACATCCGCGGCGCACCATCCGCTTTGCCCTCTGGAGTGGCGAGGAGGAGGGCTTGATCGGCTCGAAGGCGTACGTCCTCAAGCATTTCGGCACCGCGTCCCACAAGGGCCCCGAATTCGACAAGCTCTCGGCGTACTTCAACCAGGATTATGGCGCCGGCCAGTATCGCGGGATCTACCTGCAGGGGAATGAAGCGGCGCGGACGATGCTGACCGCGTGGATGGCGCCGTTCAGGGATTTCGGCTTGACCGTCGTAGCGAACCAGTATCTGTACCAGACCGATCACGTTTCATTCGACGAGGCGGGGCTTCCCGGCTTCCAGTTCCTGCAGGATCACCTGCCGGCGGAAGGGGGCCATACCAATCTCGATTTCTTCGACACGATCCAGGGCGACGACCTGATCAAGAACGCCGTGGTGATGGCGTCGTTCGCCTACGATGCCGCGATGAGTGATTCGATGGTCCCGCGAAAGGCGCCGCACTAG
- a CDS encoding S53 family peptidase produces the protein MRFKHKQVCPSADIGGARCHAWVRVDDNNDPLATAGTPSGYGPTDLRTAYNLAAASASNGVGQTIAIVDAMDDPNAASDLAAYRSKFGLTACTTANGCFRKVSQTGGTNYPRADAGWSEEISLDLDMASAICPNCKILLVEATSASFANLAAAVDRAALMGANVISNSYGGSEYSTETTDETHFNHPGIAITVSSGDAGYGVEFPASSRYVTAVGGTSLKRSTGGRGFTETAWVDAGSGCSKYITKPSWQHDAGCAKRTVADVSADADPNTGVAVYDTYGIRRGGGWLVFGGTSVAAPLVGAIYALAGNEGSINYGSFSYSNLGSIFDVTSGSNGKCGGSYLCTALSGYDGPTGNGTPNGIAPF, from the coding sequence ATGCGCTTCAAGCACAAGCAGGTCTGCCCCTCGGCCGACATCGGCGGGGCGCGCTGCCACGCCTGGGTGCGTGTCGACGACAACAACGATCCGCTCGCAACCGCGGGCACCCCGTCCGGGTACGGTCCGACGGACCTCCGCACGGCGTACAATCTCGCGGCGGCGAGCGCGTCGAACGGCGTCGGCCAGACGATCGCGATCGTCGATGCGATGGATGATCCCAACGCGGCAAGCGACCTCGCCGCCTATCGCAGCAAGTTCGGCCTCACGGCGTGCACCACGGCGAACGGCTGCTTCCGGAAGGTGAGCCAGACCGGCGGCACGAACTATCCGCGCGCCGATGCCGGCTGGTCCGAAGAGATTTCGCTCGACCTCGACATGGCGAGCGCCATCTGCCCCAACTGCAAGATCCTCCTTGTCGAAGCGACGTCGGCGTCGTTCGCCAATCTCGCCGCCGCAGTCGATCGCGCAGCGCTGATGGGCGCCAATGTGATCTCCAATTCGTACGGCGGCTCCGAGTACTCCACCGAGACGACTGACGAGACCCATTTCAATCATCCCGGGATCGCCATCACGGTGAGTTCGGGCGACGCGGGCTACGGCGTCGAATTCCCGGCGTCGTCGCGGTACGTCACCGCAGTGGGCGGCACCTCTCTCAAGCGCTCCACCGGCGGCCGGGGCTTCACCGAGACCGCGTGGGTCGACGCCGGCAGCGGCTGCAGCAAGTACATCACCAAGCCGTCGTGGCAGCACGACGCGGGCTGCGCCAAGCGGACCGTCGCCGACGTCTCGGCCGACGCCGATCCCAACACCGGCGTCGCCGTGTATGACACGTACGGAATCCGCCGTGGCGGCGGATGGCTGGTCTTCGGCGGTACCAGCGTTGCCGCGCCGCTCGTCGGCGCGATCTACGCGCTTGCCGGCAATGAGGGATCGATCAACTACGGGTCGTTCTCGTACAGCAACCTCGGATCGATCTTCGACGTGACATCGGGGAGCAACGGCAAGTGCGGCGGGTCGTATCTCTGCACCGCCCTCTCCGGATACGACGGACCGACCGGCAACGGGACGCCGAACGGGATCGCGCCGTTCTGA
- a CDS encoding nitroreductase: protein MDIWSAITARRSIKAFADRPVDREAIEQLLAAAVHAPNHRLTQPWRFLVLGPAARRAFGEVLGARKAKKIEDPAAAQATIEKVAAAEAAIPVTIAVSVVVDANPEVREEDYAATMMAVQNILLAAHDLGLGTHLRSGAVMDDPRTRAALAIPDGERVVVMIWVGYAASVPEAKPRKGAAELTRWLP from the coding sequence ATGGATATCTGGAGCGCCATCACCGCCCGCCGCTCGATCAAGGCCTTCGCCGATCGACCGGTCGACCGCGAGGCGATTGAACAACTCCTCGCCGCCGCCGTCCACGCGCCGAACCATCGGCTGACACAGCCGTGGCGATTCCTGGTCCTTGGCCCGGCTGCGCGGCGCGCGTTCGGTGAAGTGCTCGGCGCGCGGAAGGCGAAGAAGATCGAAGATCCTGCAGCGGCGCAGGCCACGATCGAAAAGGTTGCGGCCGCGGAAGCGGCGATTCCGGTGACGATCGCAGTGTCGGTCGTCGTTGACGCCAATCCCGAGGTCCGCGAGGAGGATTACGCCGCCACGATGATGGCGGTGCAGAACATCCTCCTTGCAGCGCACGATCTCGGACTCGGCACCCATCTGCGCAGCGGTGCGGTCATGGACGATCCGCGGACGCGAGCAGCGCTTGCCATTCCGGATGGTGAGCGGGTCGTCGTGATGATCTGGGTGGGGTACGCCGCGAGCGTCCCCGAGGCAAAGCCACGGAAAGGGGCGGCGGAGCTCACGAGGTGGCTGCCGTGA
- a CDS encoding SH3 domain-containing protein, which translates to MILSTPRAAAVSRTLHRLSLATVVLILPTALRAQQATVSRDVNLRSAPSTANSPIELLHPGATLTLLTAAAQSGYYHVKVIADGNEGWVWSRNVAVAHGAAPDTAAQCDASLWMHVYNAERLIVHAQCIAITGTIVDATNGKQHDGVRHEKDGDTHGWLKLDAPFDTLINDGNRSKEGSNLVFEIVCRFHVTQTDAEPACPASYHTTVTLPPVGSHVRMVGSYVMDNNHDKWMEIHPVTSITVIP; encoded by the coding sequence GTGATCCTCTCCACGCCGCGCGCCGCAGCGGTGTCGCGTACGCTGCATCGCCTATCGCTTGCCACCGTCGTGCTGATCCTGCCCACGGCACTCCGCGCGCAGCAGGCGACCGTGAGCCGCGACGTCAACCTTCGCAGCGCTCCGTCGACCGCCAATTCCCCTATCGAACTCCTCCATCCCGGCGCAACGCTCACCCTGCTCACCGCCGCGGCGCAGTCCGGGTACTACCACGTCAAGGTCATCGCCGACGGCAACGAGGGATGGGTCTGGTCTCGGAATGTCGCAGTCGCGCACGGCGCTGCGCCTGATACCGCAGCGCAATGCGACGCGTCGCTCTGGATGCACGTGTATAACGCCGAGCGGCTTATCGTGCATGCACAGTGCATCGCCATCACCGGCACCATCGTCGACGCGACCAACGGCAAGCAGCATGACGGCGTCCGCCACGAGAAGGACGGCGACACGCATGGCTGGCTCAAGCTCGACGCGCCGTTTGACACGCTGATCAATGACGGAAATCGCAGCAAGGAAGGATCCAATCTCGTCTTCGAGATCGTCTGCCGCTTTCACGTGACGCAGACCGACGCGGAGCCGGCGTGCCCGGCGTCATATCACACGACGGTGACACTCCCGCCCGTCGGCTCGCACGTACGGATGGTCGGCTCGTATGTGATGGACAACAATCACGACAAGTGGATGGAGATCCACCCGGTCACGTCGATCACGGTGATCCCGTAG
- a CDS encoding VOC family protein has protein sequence MATIQRITPFLWFDSQAEEAATFYAGIFPDSRVGQVTRYSEAGKEVHGRPAGMAMVVEFSLCGQGFRALNGGPGFRFTEAVSFQVACDTQDEIDTYWERLTAGGDPAAQQCGWLKDRFGLSWQVVPSMMGHLMSDPEPGKSERVMQALLRMKKLDIDALRNA, from the coding sequence ATGGCCACGATTCAGCGGATTACCCCGTTCCTCTGGTTCGACTCGCAGGCCGAGGAAGCGGCGACTTTTTATGCGGGGATCTTCCCTGATTCCCGGGTCGGGCAGGTGACGCGGTACAGCGAGGCGGGGAAGGAGGTCCACGGCCGGCCAGCGGGGATGGCGATGGTGGTGGAGTTCTCGCTTTGCGGCCAGGGGTTTCGTGCCCTCAATGGCGGCCCGGGATTCCGCTTCACCGAGGCGGTTTCGTTCCAGGTTGCCTGCGATACCCAGGACGAGATCGACACCTACTGGGAGCGGCTCACCGCCGGTGGCGACCCGGCGGCGCAGCAATGCGGCTGGCTCAAGGACCGCTTCGGCCTGTCCTGGCAGGTGGTGCCGTCGATGATGGGGCATCTGATGTCGGACCCCGAGCCGGGGAAGTCGGAGCGGGTGATGCAGGCGCTGTTGCGAATGAAGAAGCTTGATATCGACGCGCTGCGGAACGCCTGA
- a CDS encoding aconitase/3-isopropylmalate dehydratase large subunit family protein, whose translation MGLPQTISEKILSAKSGQRAAAGDIVICRVDHVIGTDASTPMAIDYFERMGGKKLFDPERVLFAFDHYAPPSPSGERFHERVRTFVRKYGGTLLEAGEGISFQRAIESGKVLAGDLVVGADSHTVTCGALNVFATGVGSSDLAAAMLTGEIWLRVPETIHITLAGRRPRGTSAKDVALALVKALGPTGASYRTIEFFDPLDQFAVDDRMVLCNLAVEMDAKAAIFPTDAATRRYLTVRATEYRDACNADPGAGYQQSIVFDLSTITPQVALPHAPDHVVPIAQAIGTPVQMVFLGTCTGGRVRDFHEAMEVFVRAGERIAPGVTLVVTPASREVAEVLTRDGTLPRLAAMGAIVTTAGCGACCGTSGVIPGDGMTVLSTANRNFSGRMGNPTSSIYLASPAACAAAAATGVIIDPTLLPPAY comes from the coding sequence ATGGGATTGCCGCAGACGATCAGCGAGAAGATCCTCTCCGCCAAGTCCGGCCAGCGCGCGGCGGCGGGCGACATCGTCATCTGCCGCGTCGATCATGTGATCGGCACCGACGCGTCGACGCCGATGGCGATCGACTACTTCGAACGGATGGGCGGGAAGAAACTCTTCGATCCGGAGCGCGTTCTCTTCGCGTTCGACCACTACGCGCCGCCGTCGCCGAGCGGCGAGCGATTCCACGAACGAGTCCGCACCTTCGTCCGCAAGTATGGCGGCACGCTGCTCGAGGCCGGTGAAGGGATCTCCTTCCAGCGGGCGATCGAATCGGGGAAGGTGCTGGCGGGGGATCTCGTTGTCGGCGCCGACAGCCACACCGTCACGTGCGGAGCGCTCAACGTCTTCGCGACCGGTGTCGGCTCGTCCGATCTCGCTGCGGCGATGCTCACCGGCGAGATCTGGCTCCGGGTCCCCGAGACGATCCACATCACGCTCGCCGGCCGGCGCCCCAGGGGGACCAGTGCGAAGGACGTCGCCCTCGCACTCGTCAAGGCGCTCGGCCCCACCGGTGCCTCGTACCGGACGATCGAGTTCTTCGATCCGCTCGATCAATTTGCCGTCGATGACCGGATGGTGCTCTGCAATCTTGCGGTCGAGATGGACGCCAAGGCCGCGATCTTTCCGACCGACGCCGCCACGCGGCGCTATCTCACCGTGCGCGCCACCGAGTATCGCGACGCATGCAACGCCGACCCCGGCGCGGGATATCAGCAGTCGATCGTCTTCGACTTGTCGACGATCACGCCGCAGGTCGCGCTTCCGCACGCACCGGATCACGTCGTGCCGATTGCCCAGGCGATCGGCACGCCGGTGCAGATGGTCTTTCTCGGCACCTGTACCGGCGGTCGGGTTCGCGATTTCCACGAAGCGATGGAAGTGTTCGTGCGCGCCGGTGAGCGGATTGCGCCGGGGGTGACGCTGGTGGTGACGCCGGCGTCGCGCGAAGTCGCCGAGGTGCTGACCCGCGACGGGACACTGCCGCGCCTCGCCGCGATGGGCGCCATCGTCACGACCGCGGGGTGCGGCGCATGCTGCGGCACGAGCGGCGTGATCCCGGGCGACGGGATGACGGTTCTCTCGACAGCGAACCGGAACTTCTCGGGACGGATGGGGAATCCCACGTCGTCGATCTATCTCGCATCGCCCGCCGCGTGCGCCGCCGCCGCCGCAACCGGCGTGATCATCGACCCGACCCTCCTGCCGCCGGCGTACTGA
- a CDS encoding VOC family protein, whose product MSHTALQADSLRPTVTATDLEKSIAFYTEGLGFEVTHRGEIEGALRYVEMKAGNVGFVLGRDDFKKGRDRVKGVGLRFHIDTSEDIKELADRAIKAGITLDEGPAPLPWGPMAFAVTDPDGFHLTIANPR is encoded by the coding sequence ATGAGCCACACCGCATTGCAGGCCGACTCCCTTCGCCCGACCGTCACCGCGACCGATCTCGAGAAGAGCATCGCCTTCTACACCGAGGGCCTCGGCTTCGAAGTCACGCACCGAGGGGAAATCGAGGGGGCGCTCCGGTACGTGGAGATGAAGGCCGGCAACGTCGGCTTCGTCCTTGGCCGAGATGATTTCAAGAAGGGGCGCGACCGGGTGAAGGGCGTGGGACTGCGATTCCACATCGACACGAGCGAGGACATCAAGGAACTCGCCGACCGGGCGATCAAGGCGGGGATCACGCTCGACGAAGGGCCGGCGCCGCTGCCGTGGGGTCCGATGGCGTTTGCCGTCACCGACCCCGACGGCTTCCATCTGACGATCGCCAATCCAAGGTAG
- a CDS encoding dicarboxylate/amino acid:cation symporter, which translates to MKLHTRILTGLVAGAAIGGIARIPGMTWLARGIVATEPIGTAFIKLVSMVVIPLVVASLFTGVASLGDVRRLGRIGGKTLLFFAGSTFLAATIGLAVAMIFRVGAGVSAPGIIASAGSGLGAATPSLVESLLAMIPSNPIAAAAEGDLLPLIVAVCIFGAAATVISGDAREIVVRFFQGINDLAMVVIGWLMELAPIAVLVLAAVTVARSGSDLLGSLLIFCLAVVVALAIHVTLVLLPVLRLVARLDPRSFVRAVSDALLLAFSTASSNATLPVSMAAARSRLGVSNEVVSFVLPLGSSIDKNGAAAYKAVAAVFIARLYGMHVGPSVMIAIIVMSTVAAFAGTGVPGSSLVTTLIVLDGIGLGAYAAAGIALVVGVDRPLDMCRTLVNTFGNLVGTAAVARSEGEAIG; encoded by the coding sequence ATGAAGCTCCACACCCGGATCCTCACCGGGCTCGTGGCGGGCGCGGCGATCGGCGGGATCGCGCGGATCCCCGGGATGACGTGGCTGGCGCGCGGCATCGTCGCGACCGAACCGATCGGCACCGCGTTCATCAAGCTGGTGTCGATGGTCGTCATTCCGCTGGTGGTGGCATCGCTCTTCACCGGTGTCGCTTCGCTCGGCGACGTGCGGCGACTCGGCAGGATCGGCGGCAAGACATTGCTCTTCTTCGCCGGGTCGACCTTTCTCGCCGCGACGATCGGCCTCGCCGTCGCAATGATCTTTCGTGTCGGTGCCGGGGTCTCCGCACCGGGGATCATTGCTTCGGCGGGATCGGGCCTCGGCGCGGCGACTCCGTCGCTGGTCGAGTCGCTGCTCGCGATGATTCCCTCCAATCCGATCGCCGCCGCCGCAGAGGGCGACCTGCTGCCGCTGATCGTGGCGGTGTGCATCTTCGGCGCCGCTGCGACGGTGATCAGCGGCGATGCGAGAGAGATCGTCGTCCGATTCTTCCAGGGGATCAACGACCTCGCCATGGTCGTGATCGGGTGGCTGATGGAACTGGCTCCGATCGCGGTCCTCGTCCTCGCCGCCGTCACGGTGGCGCGCTCGGGAAGCGATCTCCTCGGCTCGCTCCTCATCTTCTGTCTCGCCGTCGTCGTCGCGCTGGCCATTCACGTGACGCTCGTGCTGCTGCCGGTGCTTCGCCTCGTCGCGCGACTCGACCCGCGATCGTTTGTCCGCGCGGTCTCCGACGCACTGCTCCTCGCCTTCTCCACGGCGTCATCGAACGCGACGCTGCCGGTGAGCATGGCCGCGGCGCGCAGCCGACTCGGCGTCTCGAACGAGGTCGTGAGCTTCGTTCTTCCCCTCGGTTCGTCGATCGACAAGAACGGCGCGGCAGCGTACAAGGCGGTTGCGGCGGTATTCATCGCGCGGCTGTACGGGATGCATGTCGGCCCGTCGGTGATGATCGCGATCATCGTGATGTCGACGGTCGCAGCGTTCGCCGGCACCGGTGTCCCCGGAAGCTCGCTCGTCACCACGCTGATCGTCCTCGACGGCATCGGTCTCGGCGCGTATGCGGCTGCCGGGATCGCACTGGTCGTCGGCGTCGACCGGCCGCTCGACATGTGCCGCACCCTGGTCAACACCTTCGGCAATCTCGTCGGCACCGCGGCGGTTGCGCGCAGCGAGGGTGAGGCGATCGGCTGA
- a CDS encoding alanine--glyoxylate aminotransferase family protein — protein MEEAVPLLMTPGPTRVPERVLRAGARPMIHHRTAAFSAELDVALTLLGELFGTRERVLPVHTTGRGAMEAAICNLFSPGDAIAVACNGKFGEMWAGFAESYGVVVHRFATDWNRNADAAELAALLARHPDIGAVAVAYCDTSTGVRNDVASIARVAADRGILTMVDAVSALGGMPFSFDAWEIDVAVTASQKCLMASPGLAFVAMSAGAWRRAERATLPRNYWDFRAIRDAISRAKPETPGTTPVHLVLQVAESLRMMREEGFDAITRRHEAIAGRLRQVVAERSLAMQCPGLDSLAPTVTAIALPAGVSPRAVRDGLKARGILTAAGLDRFEATAFRIGHMGDIRMSDMERTIGALHIALDGVRAASAR, from the coding sequence ATGGAGGAGGCGGTTCCACTGCTGATGACGCCGGGTCCGACGCGCGTTCCCGAACGCGTCCTCCGCGCCGGTGCCCGCCCGATGATCCATCACCGCACCGCGGCGTTCTCCGCCGAGCTCGACGTTGCCCTCACGCTCCTCGGCGAACTGTTCGGCACACGGGAGCGGGTCCTGCCGGTCCACACCACTGGCCGGGGCGCCATGGAAGCGGCGATCTGCAATCTCTTCTCACCGGGAGACGCGATCGCCGTGGCGTGCAACGGGAAGTTCGGCGAGATGTGGGCCGGGTTCGCCGAGTCGTACGGGGTCGTGGTGCATCGGTTCGCGACCGACTGGAATCGCAATGCCGATGCCGCCGAACTCGCCGCGCTCCTCGCCCGCCATCCCGACATTGGTGCGGTCGCAGTCGCCTACTGCGACACCTCGACCGGTGTGCGCAACGATGTCGCGTCGATTGCGCGCGTTGCCGCCGATCGCGGCATCCTCACGATGGTCGACGCCGTCTCCGCGCTCGGCGGGATGCCGTTTTCGTTCGATGCCTGGGAGATCGATGTCGCCGTCACGGCGTCGCAGAAATGCCTGATGGCGAGTCCCGGGCTCGCGTTCGTTGCGATGAGTGCAGGTGCCTGGCGACGCGCCGAACGCGCCACCCTTCCGCGCAACTACTGGGACTTCCGCGCCATCCGCGACGCCATCTCGCGCGCAAAACCGGAAACACCGGGGACGACGCCGGTGCACCTGGTGCTGCAGGTCGCCGAGTCGCTGCGGATGATGCGCGAGGAAGGATTCGATGCGATCACACGCCGGCATGAAGCGATCGCCGGCCGGTTGCGCCAGGTCGTCGCCGAACGCAGCCTCGCGATGCAATGCCCCGGTCTCGATTCGCTGGCTCCGACGGTCACCGCCATCGCGCTCCCCGCCGGCGTCTCGCCGCGGGCGGTGCGCGACGGGCTCAAGGCGCGCGGCATTCTCACCGCCGCCGGCCTCGATCGTTTCGAGGCGACGGCATTCCGGATTGGCCACATGGGCGATATCCGCATGTCCGACATGGAACGGACGATCGGCGCGCTCCACATCGCGCTCGACGGCGTGCGCGCCGCCAGCGCGAGATGA
- a CDS encoding 3-isopropylmalate dehydratase, producing MPITLDGRARRLGDDINTDYIISSARKKESIDGEVLKEYLLERIDPEFARSVRPGDVIVAGRNFGCGSAMEVAVTVIQASGIVAVVAASFSRSFFRNAINNGLLVIECDTAGITDGDQITVTAGDAAPTVEDRTLGLTRRGAALPPIMQEILGAGGLVPYLRQRGNFAGDTRRGATGSP from the coding sequence ATGCCGATCACACTGGACGGGCGCGCGCGACGACTCGGCGACGACATCAACACCGACTACATCATCTCGTCGGCACGGAAAAAGGAATCGATCGATGGCGAGGTGCTCAAGGAGTATTTGCTGGAGCGGATCGATCCGGAGTTCGCGCGGTCGGTCCGCCCCGGGGACGTGATCGTCGCCGGACGGAACTTCGGGTGCGGATCGGCAATGGAAGTGGCGGTGACGGTGATTCAGGCGTCCGGTATCGTCGCGGTCGTCGCGGCGAGCTTTTCCCGGTCGTTCTTCCGCAACGCGATCAACAACGGACTGCTGGTCATCGAGTGCGATACCGCGGGAATCACCGACGGGGATCAGATCACTGTAACCGCCGGCGACGCCGCGCCGACCGTTGAGGACAGGACCCTCGGCCTTACGCGTCGGGGGGCGGCGTTGCCGCCGATCATGCAGGAGATCCTTGGCGCCGGCGGTCTGGTGCCGTACCTCCGGCAGCGAGGCAATTTCGCCGGCGACACCCGCCGAGGTGCTACGGGATCACCGTGA